Proteins encoded within one genomic window of Sulfurovum sp. XGS-02:
- the glgB gene encoding 1,4-alpha-glucan branching protein GlgB, which produces MTHDMQYNVSTLSDLDIYLFKEGNHTKLYEKFGAHTMQIEGVDGVHFAVWAPNAQSVSVRGDFNDYAADRHPLKLREDDSGIWEGFIEGVEQGLTYKYHIVSRFHHIVHDKSDPFAFFSEKPSKSASRIWSVEGFEWQDEAWMKARHKCNAHDSPVSVYEMHLGSWKRKVEEENRYLTYRELAVELLAYLKQMHYTHVEFMPLTEYPYFGSWGYQVTGYFSATARFGEPQDLMYLIDVLHQNGFGVIMDWVPSHFAVDMHGLVNFDGTALYEHEDPQKGFHPEWGSYIFNYGRNEVKSFLISSAMFWLDKYHIDGIRVDAVASMLYLNYARKEGEWTPNVNGGNENLEAVAFLRKLNESLYGEFSDIMMIAEESTAWPMVTRPTSIGGLGFGFKWNMGWMHDTLKYMSFDPIHRQHHHHQLTFSLWYAFDEHFMLPLSHDEVVHMKGSLINKMPGDTNQKFANLRAMYAYMMAHPGKKLLFMGGDIAQYSEWNFEESIDWHLLEDPYHANLQKMLSDLNLLYRNERALYQHDEKHIGFEWIDDGDYQHNCISFMRKSDLPDETVYVACNFADETWENYRIGVPYDGEYVELFNSQCSEYEGWNIGNPLSLQALKEPMHGREYSVTLTLPPLGVIYLKRVL; this is translated from the coding sequence ATGACACATGACATGCAGTACAATGTATCAACATTGAGTGATCTTGATATCTACCTCTTCAAAGAGGGAAACCATACGAAACTCTATGAAAAGTTCGGTGCACATACCATGCAGATTGAAGGCGTGGATGGTGTGCACTTTGCTGTGTGGGCACCCAATGCACAGAGTGTGAGTGTACGTGGTGACTTTAATGACTATGCAGCCGACAGACACCCCCTTAAACTACGGGAAGATGACTCTGGTATCTGGGAAGGATTTATCGAAGGTGTGGAGCAGGGGTTGACATATAAGTACCATATCGTCTCAAGGTTTCATCATATTGTCCATGACAAGAGCGATCCTTTTGCCTTTTTCTCAGAGAAACCTTCCAAGTCAGCCTCCCGTATCTGGAGTGTTGAAGGGTTTGAGTGGCAAGATGAAGCGTGGATGAAAGCACGCCATAAATGCAATGCACATGACAGCCCGGTCAGTGTGTATGAAATGCACCTTGGTTCATGGAAACGGAAAGTAGAAGAAGAGAACCGCTACCTGACTTACAGAGAATTGGCCGTAGAACTTCTGGCCTATCTCAAACAGATGCATTATACCCATGTGGAGTTCATGCCTTTGACTGAGTATCCCTATTTTGGTTCATGGGGGTATCAGGTGACGGGGTATTTTTCTGCTACGGCACGGTTTGGTGAACCGCAGGATCTGATGTATCTTATCGATGTGCTGCATCAGAACGGGTTTGGCGTCATTATGGACTGGGTGCCTTCCCATTTTGCCGTGGATATGCACGGGCTTGTCAACTTTGACGGTACGGCACTCTATGAACATGAGGACCCGCAAAAGGGTTTTCACCCTGAATGGGGAAGTTATATCTTCAACTATGGACGTAATGAGGTCAAATCATTTCTTATCTCCTCTGCGATGTTCTGGCTCGACAAATACCACATTGACGGGATACGTGTGGATGCGGTGGCTTCCATGCTCTATCTGAACTATGCCAGAAAAGAGGGGGAGTGGACACCCAATGTCAACGGGGGAAATGAAAACCTTGAAGCGGTGGCATTCCTGCGTAAACTCAATGAGAGTCTCTATGGTGAATTCTCTGATATCATGATGATCGCTGAAGAGTCCACGGCATGGCCTATGGTCACACGGCCTACGAGTATCGGGGGACTGGGATTTGGATTTAAATGGAATATGGGTTGGATGCATGATACCCTCAAGTACATGAGCTTTGATCCTATCCACCGTCAGCATCATCACCATCAGCTCACGTTCAGCCTATGGTATGCGTTTGATGAGCATTTTATGCTGCCTTTGAGCCATGATGAAGTGGTACATATGAAAGGTTCCCTGATTAACAAGATGCCCGGTGACACCAATCAGAAGTTTGCTAATCTACGTGCCATGTATGCCTATATGATGGCACATCCGGGAAAAAAACTTCTTTTTATGGGAGGAGATATCGCTCAGTACAGTGAATGGAATTTTGAGGAGAGCATTGATTGGCATCTTCTTGAAGATCCCTACCATGCCAACCTGCAAAAGATGCTCAGTGATCTGAATCTGCTCTATAGAAATGAGCGTGCTTTATACCAGCATGATGAAAAGCATATCGGTTTTGAATGGATCGATGACGGTGACTATCAGCATAACTGCATCAGTTTTATGCGTAAAAGTGATCTTCCTGATGAGACGGTCTATGTCGCATGTAACTTTGCAGATGAGACATGGGAGAACTATAGGATCGGTGTGCCCTATGATGGTGAGTATGTCGAGCTCTTTAACTCTCAGTGTAGTGAGTATGAAGGGTGGAATATCGGCAATCCATTATCGCTTCAAGCGCTCAAAGAGCCGATGCACGGACGCGAATACTCCGTCACCCTGACACTACCGCCTTTGGGAGTGATCTATCTGAAAAGAGTATTATGA
- the glgA gene encoding glycogen synthase GlgA: protein MDKFNILLAASEVVPFAKSGGLADVSGALPKALRALGHDVRVVMPRYYIVDKEKYGLKALEGSLGVPMGSMDEAWAAVYEGVLPGSDVPIYFIEHEAFFGRKGLYDEEGQGYEDNDNRFIFFSKAVMQLAKKVHFKPDVIHTNDWHTAAIPVLLNTTYAFDPDFRYTGTLLTIHNMQHQGKFYKGAMDVLGVGWEHFNADELEEFDGINLLKGGIVHADAVNAVSQKYAHEIRTPEFGWGLDRLIDAKAYKLYGILNGIDYEEWSPAVDSFISATYDIDDLSGKALCKTALQKEFALPQSNEVPLIGLVGRLVEQKGITLLSAAMEALMKLDIQIVLLGTGEKWAEHFFLECASKYPEKFACYIGYRNDLAHLIEAGSDMFLMPSLFEPCGLNQIYSLRYGTLPIVHATGGLDDTIENYNSADQSGTGFKFYNATPEALIGTVQWAVDTWYHERSDFEQLQHNAMLKRFNWEVAAHAYGDLYRHIIQGRMKSKEHI, encoded by the coding sequence GTGGATAAATTCAATATCTTACTAGCAGCTTCCGAAGTAGTACCTTTTGCTAAGAGCGGCGGTCTGGCAGATGTATCCGGAGCACTCCCCAAAGCACTTCGGGCCTTGGGACATGATGTCCGTGTGGTGATGCCCCGTTATTATATTGTAGATAAAGAAAAATATGGATTGAAAGCACTTGAAGGTTCTCTGGGGGTTCCCATGGGAAGTATGGATGAAGCATGGGCAGCTGTATATGAAGGGGTTCTGCCTGGAAGTGATGTACCTATTTACTTCATAGAGCATGAAGCTTTTTTTGGACGAAAGGGATTATACGATGAAGAGGGTCAAGGCTATGAAGACAATGACAACCGCTTTATCTTCTTCTCCAAAGCTGTCATGCAGTTAGCCAAAAAGGTACATTTCAAACCAGATGTGATCCATACCAATGACTGGCATACGGCAGCCATACCGGTCTTGCTCAACACCACTTATGCTTTTGATCCGGATTTCAGATACACAGGCACACTTTTGACTATCCATAATATGCAGCACCAGGGTAAATTTTACAAAGGTGCAATGGATGTGTTGGGTGTAGGATGGGAGCACTTTAACGCAGATGAACTTGAAGAGTTTGACGGCATCAATCTGCTTAAAGGGGGTATTGTACATGCGGATGCCGTCAATGCAGTAAGTCAGAAGTATGCCCATGAGATACGTACACCGGAGTTCGGGTGGGGACTGGACAGGCTCATCGATGCAAAGGCGTATAAGCTCTATGGTATACTCAACGGGATAGATTATGAAGAGTGGAGTCCGGCAGTAGATAGCTTCATCTCTGCAACCTATGATATTGATGATCTCTCGGGGAAAGCTCTTTGTAAAACAGCTTTGCAAAAAGAGTTCGCTCTTCCGCAGTCAAACGAAGTCCCGCTCATAGGTCTGGTCGGCCGTCTGGTGGAACAAAAAGGTATTACCTTGCTCTCAGCTGCGATGGAAGCGCTGATGAAACTGGATATCCAGATCGTACTGTTGGGAACAGGAGAGAAGTGGGCAGAGCATTTTTTCTTGGAATGCGCATCCAAGTATCCTGAAAAATTCGCCTGTTACATTGGATACCGCAATGATCTTGCCCATCTGATCGAAGCAGGCAGTGATATGTTCCTTATGCCTTCGCTTTTTGAACCATGCGGGCTCAATCAGATCTACAGTCTGCGTTATGGTACCCTGCCAATCGTGCATGCAACTGGAGGGCTGGATGATACCATAGAGAACTATAACAGTGCAGATCAGAGTGGCACAGGGTTCAAGTTTTACAACGCCACACCTGAAGCACTAATAGGAACAGTACAGTGGGCAGTCGATACATGGTATCATGAGAGATCGGATTTTGAACAACTCCAGCATAACGCGATGTTAAAGCGTTTTAACTGGGAAGTCGCAGCACATGCTTATGGAGACCTCTATCGTCATATCATTCAGGGGCGAATGAAAAGCAAGGAGCATATATGA
- the pgm gene encoding phosphoglucomutase (alpha-D-glucose-1,6-bisphosphate-dependent) encodes MSLHPNAGQLAPKSILINIPKLISEYYTQTPDVHNGAHRISFGTSGHRGSSLRKNFNEMHILAVTQAVCDYRIKAGIEGKLFMGMDTHALSYPAQLTAIEVLAANGVDLYIAKEFGYTPTPVISHAILTHNAKGGALCDGIVITPSHNPPTDGGFKYNPPHGGPADTDVTDWIEARANEILKNDLQDVKKLPLEEALHAENVTQYDYVTPYVEDLENVIDMDAIASSGILIGADAMGGSGMAYYAAIKARYGLNMEVFNDTLDSTFSFMHCDKDGKIRMDCSSPYAMAGLVALKEKYDIAFGNDTDFDRHGIVTQSVGLMNPNHYLSVAINYLAQNRPEWKSDLGIGKTLVSSSMIDRVANDLQKKVIEVPVGFKWFVDGLINGSIFFGGEESAGASFLRKDGSVWSTDKDGIIMTLLAAEILAVTGKDPGVHYQELTKKFGAPIYARIDAPADAQQRSILKKLSPADVKENVLSGEPIEAILTNASGNGAAIGGLKVVAKNGWFALRPSGTEPIYKIYAESFIDEAHLKQIQEEAQAMVSKLF; translated from the coding sequence ATGAGTCTTCATCCAAATGCCGGCCAACTCGCACCAAAGTCTATACTGATAAACATCCCGAAGTTGATCAGTGAGTATTATACGCAAACACCTGATGTCCATAATGGAGCACATCGTATCAGTTTCGGAACTTCCGGGCACCGTGGTTCTTCATTGCGTAAAAACTTTAACGAGATGCATATTCTTGCTGTCACACAAGCGGTCTGTGACTACCGTATAAAAGCAGGTATTGAAGGAAAACTCTTTATGGGTATGGATACCCATGCTCTCTCTTATCCGGCACAACTCACTGCCATTGAAGTCTTGGCAGCCAACGGTGTCGACCTCTACATTGCCAAAGAGTTTGGCTACACACCGACACCTGTCATATCCCATGCTATTTTGACACACAATGCAAAAGGCGGAGCGCTCTGTGACGGGATCGTGATCACACCCTCACATAACCCGCCTACAGATGGAGGATTTAAATACAACCCTCCCCATGGCGGACCGGCAGATACCGATGTCACGGACTGGATCGAAGCCAGAGCCAATGAAATTCTGAAAAATGATCTGCAGGATGTCAAGAAATTACCCCTTGAAGAGGCGTTACATGCAGAGAATGTCACCCAATATGACTATGTCACCCCTTATGTAGAGGATCTTGAAAATGTGATAGATATGGATGCCATTGCTTCATCGGGCATTCTCATCGGTGCAGATGCCATGGGTGGCTCGGGTATGGCATACTATGCTGCGATCAAAGCACGATACGGACTCAACATGGAAGTATTTAACGATACATTGGATTCTACCTTCTCTTTTATGCACTGTGACAAGGATGGGAAGATCCGTATGGATTGTTCTTCCCCTTATGCGATGGCAGGACTGGTCGCTCTCAAAGAAAAGTATGATATTGCCTTTGGAAACGATACAGATTTTGACCGTCACGGTATTGTTACCCAAAGTGTCGGCCTGATGAACCCCAACCACTACCTCAGTGTCGCTATCAACTATCTGGCACAAAACCGACCAGAGTGGAAAAGTGATCTGGGTATAGGAAAAACGCTGGTAAGCAGCTCTATGATCGACCGTGTTGCCAATGACCTGCAAAAAAAAGTGATCGAAGTACCCGTCGGATTCAAATGGTTCGTTGACGGTCTGATCAACGGCTCCATCTTCTTCGGCGGAGAAGAGAGTGCCGGTGCAAGCTTTTTACGTAAAGACGGTTCGGTGTGGAGTACCGACAAGGACGGCATCATCATGACTCTTCTGGCTGCTGAAATACTGGCAGTGACAGGAAAAGATCCCGGTGTACATTATCAAGAGTTGACCAAAAAATTCGGGGCGCCTATCTATGCCCGTATTGATGCACCTGCGGACGCGCAGCAGAGAAGTATCCTTAAAAAACTCTCTCCGGCTGACGTCAAGGAAAATGTGCTTTCCGGCGAGCCTATCGAAGCTATCTTGACCAATGCCTCTGGTAATGGCGCTGCCATAGGTGGATTGAAAGTCGTAGCAAAGAACGGATGGTTTGCACTCCGTCCATCAGGAACGGAACCGATCTATAAGATCTATGCAGAGAGTTTCATCGATGAAGCACACCTCAAACAGATACAAGAAGAAGCGCAGGCAATGGTCAGCAAACTCTTTTAA